The Streptomyces durmitorensis genome contains the following window.
GGCGGTGTCTCCGGCTCGCGGATGAGGCGGTCGACCAGAGCGGCCACCTCGGCGGGCGGGGGGAGTTCGATGCGTACGCTGGTCAGCGTCGGCCGCAGCAGCCTGCCGAGCAGCAGGTCGTCGGCGCCGACCACGGCGACATCTCCGGGGACGTCGACCCCGGCGTCCTGGAGGGCCCGCATCAGGAGCATCGCGTACTCGTCGTTGTAGGCGAACACCGCGTCCAGGCCCAAGTCGCGCCACCGGTCGGCAAGTTCGGCCGCCGACTCCTCGGTATAGGCCAGCTCGACCGGCACCACCCGCGCGCCGGGGCACGTGGCCGCCACGGCCCGGACACCCTTGAGGCGCGGCTGGCTGAACAGGCCGAGGCCGTGCTCGACCGGGACGACGACGCCGATGTCGCGCCGCCCGCCCGCGAGGAGATGCGCGGCGGCCACGGCGCCGACCTCCTCCTGATCCATGGCGATGCCGTGCGCGCCGGGCGCCGGGGGCGGCCCGTAGGAGACGACGGCGAAGGTGCCCGAGCGCTTCAGGATCTCCACGGAGGCCTCGTCGAGCGG
Protein-coding sequences here:
- a CDS encoding LacI family DNA-binding transcriptional regulator translates to MPPTSTSVARYAGVSRATVSYVLNGLAAGRVSPATQEKVREAAEELGYVPHAAARSLRSGSSGLVLIAVPADVVPAFGPLFTGFIAAFQAELQAYGHTGVLHGASAGDTPQAAVRAWAELRPAAVIAMIGAPLDEASVEILKRSGTFAVVSYGPPPAPGAHGIAMDQEEVGAVAAAHLLAGGRRDIGVVVPVEHGLGLFSQPRLKGVRAVAATCPGARVVPVELAYTEESAAELADRWRDLGLDAVFAYNDEYAMLLMRALQDAGVDVPGDVAVVGADDLLLGRLLRPTLTSVRIELPPPAEVAALVDRLIREPETPPAVHRRSTAHIEVRESSRRPAG